GCGCCCTCGATGGCGCCTCGGGTGCCAGCGTCTCGGTCGCCCAGGCGGCGGTCACCGATGTGGCCGCACCGGACCAACGGGCCCGATTGCTCGGGTTGTTGGGCGCGGCCTTCGGCGTTGGTTTCGTGGTCGGCCCCGCCCTCGGCTCGCTCGCTGCCCTGGGCGGCCCTCGCGTACCGTTCGTCCTCGCTGGGGTGTTGGCGGGAGCGAACGCACTCGTCGCTAGTCGCCGGCTGCCGGAGACGCATCCCTTCCCGCAGTCGCGTCCCCATCGCCAGCGCCGGGGGGAGTGGCGCCGGCGGGGGCTACCTGCGCTGCTGCTGGTGGCGTTCCTGACCCTGGTCGCGTTCAGCGCCTTCGAGGCCACCTTCTCGCTGTTGGGTCAGCGGCGCCTTGGCCTCGGCCTGTCGTCGAGCGCCGCCGTGTTCACCGTGATCGGGCTGCTGATCGTGGTCGTTCAGGTCGGGTTGGTCCACCCTGTGGTCCACCGGCTGGGCGAGCGCGGTGCCCTCCGTCTGGGGCTGGTGCTGGACGCCGTGGGTCTCGCCATCCTGGCGGATATGCACTCGTTCGTGACCTTGGCCGTCGCCGTGGTTGCCCTGACCATCGGGCAGGGACTGGTCACGCCCACGCTGGCGGCGATCGTGGCCGGTCGGGTGCCAGCCGAGCGGCGGGGCGGAGCACTCGGGGTGCAACAGGCGGCCGGCGGACTGGCTCGGGTCGTGGGACCTGTAGTCGGTGGAGTTACTTTCGCCCGACTGAGCCCCTCGGCCCCATATCTCATCGGCGCGGGGCTCGCACTCGTCGCGGTAGGAGTCTTGGCAGCGCAGCGCGATC
This is a stretch of genomic DNA from Acidimicrobiales bacterium. It encodes these proteins:
- a CDS encoding MFS transporter, encoding RAPLPSGFGTIWTTVALDLVGFGLVLPILPLYAERYHASPTTIGLLVASFSVAQLALSPVWGRVSDRIGRKPVLLVSLAGTCVGGLLTGLAGSLWVLFLARALDGASGASVSVAQAAVTDVAAPDQRARLLGLLGAAFGVGFVVGPALGSLAALGGPRVPFVLAGVLAGANALVASRRLPETHPFPQSRPHRQRRGEWRRRGLPALLLVAFLTLVAFSAFEATFSLLGQRRLGLGLSSSAAVFTVIGLLIVVVQVGLVHPVVHRLGERGALRLGLVLDAVGLAILADMHSFVTLAVAVVALTIGQGLVTPTLAAIVAGRVPAERRGGALGVQQAAGGLARVVGPVVGGVTFARLSPSAPYLIGAGLALVAVGVLAAQRDRSADPLLARPG